The genomic region aaaaaataaaataaaagctttaagagagaaagagggaaggaaagaaacccAGCCAGAACTACTAAGGCCCTCAAGATTGTCTCTGGGCTTGCTGGTAGCCAGGAAATCGGGAAGCGGGGACATTATCGTTTCCTCAGGCATGTCTTCTGGGGTGTGGGCCTGTTTGTTAGAGCGTCTTTGACTATACACAGCCTATGTGTGTCTGCGAGAAGAGAAAGCACAGGGCGTCAGGTCGTTAAACAGCAGCGAGCTTCCTGGTAGCAAGGGCAGGAGAGGAAACATGTATTACAACGTCTTCCTTTGGGCCTTGCTTGTTTGTGACAGTGTCTCCAAGAACGTGAGTGTGAGGCAAAGGGaatcaaaacagacacacagtTTCGAGGTGTGAGAGATCTTCTGGCTTCCTGGTCCGGCGTGTCTGTCTTGCCGCACGCAGCAGGGGCCTTGTCGAGGGGCTCAGCGGGGGCAGTGGCGCGCGGCCAGGCGCACACGGCTGTCCTCCGCGGGGCTCCAGGCGCGGGCATAGCCCGTGTGGGGCAGCAGCAGTCGGTCCTGAGTGCCGTCTGGGCTGATGAGGCGCTGGGCAGCCAGCAGGTACTCGCGGTGGAGGTCCAgccgggggcaggggcagcgACCCAGGGCCCACACGTACTCGAGGGCTCGCAGCGGCGAGCGGTTCTTGTAGATGAGCTGCACTTGAACCTCATAGCGGGTCTCCTGGGCCTGATGCCGGCGGCTCAGCACTCGGGCCCTGAACACTGCGGGAAGGGCCACGTGGAGGCTGGCGGGACACTCTCCCCGGCGCCCATCTACCCGCACCCCACTGCCAGAGAAAGGAACTGGGGTTGGATGGGGCACTGGAGGGGCTCGGGTCAGGCGAGGTCAGGGATCAATGAGAAGTCAAAGGGCAGATTAGGGCAAAGGGTCAGAAGGGGTCAAGTTGGAGTCAGGTCAGGGAGTCAAGGGTCAGCAGGACGGGTCAAGTTCGGGTCAATTAGGAGGCAGGTGAGGGTTGGGGTTAGGAGTCTCTCACCGAAGTCACTCCCGCAATAGTGGAGCAGCCGGTGGGCGCGACCTCGGGTGTCAGGGCAGGGTGCGCAGGGGTCTGCGGGGGTGGTACCGTAAGGGGCACAGGCCTCCCTCCCGGCTtgctccctccctggccctgccaCCTCAcctggggcgggggttgggatcCGTGGGACAGAGGTagctggggctgctgggagcTCCGAAGGCTGCCCGGCCACCGCCCCAGGCTGCTGTTGCCGCAGAGACCAGCCCAAGGCCTGCGCCTGGGCCTGGAAGGGGCTGTAGCGCTCCCGAGGGAGCCAGAACTCGAACTCGATGCCGGGGTTGGGCTCCTGCAGGAGGATCTGGAGGGGTGTCACCCTAGGGAGCGGAGCTCGGACCTTGCCCTCGGCTTCCCCTctccgcccctgcccccctcctgtAACCCAACCATCCCCtacatctcccccaccccccgcggaAGCTGGCCCGCACCTGCAGGAGCAGGTCTTGGGAGGTGGGCCCAGCCGCGCTCAGCATCTCCTCTGGCCCTGCCTCGCGGGTGTAGACCACACGGGTGCCCGCCGCCTCGTAGGTCCCAGGTGGGCTGACCGCCCAGTTCCCGTTGAGCACGTAGCGCCCGTCGCCCCCCATCAGCGCTGCAAGGGAAAGGTCAGCCCGGGCTCCCGGACCGGCCCCTCCGCCTCCCGAGCCCGGCATCCTCAGCCCCAGGCCTCGGGCTACCCCCGCTGCTCCCAGGCGGCCAGCAGGGCGCTTCCCCCCTTAGACCCCGCGATACCCAGGTGGTTGCGGCTCCGGTGGGCTACACGGATGTGTCTGGCACCCTCGGGGATCAGGGTCACGTTCCAGTACCCTGcgaaggcacctgggtgggaggaaaggagggggttGGGGCGTGGGTGGGAGCGTATTTGAGGGAcgatttgaggattaaatgagatactgcgGTAAGAAGGTATGAGGGGGTCCTGGTAGCCCCAAACGATGGGTTAACTTTTGGAGTTAGGGTTATTCTCGCTTAAGTACAGCAGGGAAAGAGTTAGAACCCCATCTGCTCCGGGAAGGGCGGGGCCATCTGGGAATAACCAATCAGAATGAAGAGCGAGAGGGGGCTGGGCCACAGACTGCCGAATCAGCTCGGGACTTCGCTTCCGGCCCGAGGCTCGTTAAAGGGACCGCTCTGGTTAGCGGGGAGGACGGAGCGGGCGGTCACCGGAGTCTCGGAACACGCGCTGCACCAGAAGGCACGACTCGTTGGCGCCGCCGCAGCGGCCGCAGTGGTCTTCGCGGGCGTCCGAGCCCAGCAAACCGTCACAGCCGGCGCTCTACAGGGGCGGAGAGGACGAGAGCGGCTTCACCCACCGCCCCCTGCCTCTGTCcgtcctgggggttgggggtccGTCCTGGGGGCGGGGTCCGTGGGTAAAGGGGCGGACTCTGGAGCCTAGGGGTGGGTGGGACCTGGAGAGGGGGCGGGGATTAGGGAAGACGGAGGGACCTGGGACTGAACGGGATGGTGTCGAGGTCAGGGCTGGGGTGTGAGAGGGGGGCTTTGCGGGGTCCCGCGAGGCCTTACGAGGCAGCGGCCAGCCACGCAGAGCCCCTGCGTCCCCGGGCTGCAGGGCGTGCCGTCCAGGACGCGGCCGAAGCTGTGGTAGAAGGCGTGGCCCTCGGCCAGGCAGTTGAGGTCGCACTGGTTGGGCGCTGGGGGCGGGAGGAATGCGGGGGCCCTGGAGTACCTCGTACCGCGGTCGGagtcccagcctcctcctcctcctcaggcagATGAGGCCCACAGATTCAGCCAAAGCCGCACATGGAGGCTGAGGCAGAGCCAGGGCACGAATCTAGGCATTGCGCCCCCAGCCCCCGGGGGCCGGCCGGGACAAGCATTCTGATGCCCCGCGCGTGCTCATTCATTCAAGGGAGGCCCTCGGGTTAGGGGGTGCGTACGCCTTATCTACTGCTAACACCCTTacccatttttcattcattctttagttccGCCAACACAGAGCACCTACGACCTTCCCAACACTGTTCCAGGCTCTCACATACAGCCGTGGGCAGAGGCCACTCAGCATTGGGTCCTGCACCCAGCATGTGCCCAACAGAAAGCGTTTACTGTGGACTGAATTCTGTGTAGCCTGGGTGTGTCGCTGGCCCTCCAAGGACTCAGTTTCCCCCCTGCCTGGCAGTGGGGCCGAACGGGCAGCCCTAATCCCTGctcctcctggcctcctgccccgCCCTGAGCCCGGCTGGCAGACCCTGCCTAGGACAGAGCCCGAACTGGCCTTGGCAGGCCTCTGCGGGAGTGGGATCACAGCAAATCTCCTCTAATTCTTAGGGGGgaaaagccccccccccaaaaaaccccagagTTCGACAGATGGAACGTTCTCCATATCTGTGTCTGCTTCCACTATGTCTAAAGCTGCCTGTTTCCCTGAAATCTGGAGGCGCGCTGCCCCGGGCACACAGTTATGTAACTTGCTGCCTTCAGCTAAATGCAGTAACATTTCCTGCTACTGGGATAAGTTTGAGAACTCTTGGCCTCCGGATACAGCTCCAAGTAAATCCTCAGCCTGGCACTCCACCCTGAGCAGGACagaccctgcctccccctgctcctgtttcACAGGTCACGGTGAACCCCCGCCCCTGCGTCGCTTGAACTCCTACATGCCCTTCAAAGCCCCAGTGCTCTCTTCCCGCAGTCCTCCAGGCCTCCTGCTTTCTTAgcagccccttctccctgcccctctccctgcctcttctggACAACAGGAGGGTAGGCGACTCACCACCATAGAAGGGCACCCACTGGTAAGTCTTCTGGCTGCCAAGGACAGGGTGACCATTGTAGATGGCACACTGGAGGTCTCGGAAGGGAATGGCCCCTAGGGGACAGTCCTGAGGACAAACAGAGGTCCGAGGCTGGGGGAGCCCCAGGGGAGCCTAGAGAACCTGGCAGGCTGGCACGTGCATCTGGGGGCCCAACCCGGGAGACGGAAGGTCTTGGAGGCCCAGCTGAGGGTCTGGGAGGCAGACACCACTCACTGGCAAACGGCAGAGACGGTACTCGTGGGAGTCTCCCCAGCACGGCTCTTCCCCAGGGAACCTACAAGGAGCAAGATGGCCCGAGTGTGCTCAGGACCCCCAGTAACCTTCTCTCCAGAGCTGGCCCGACCCCCACTTTGGCCTGGCCAACCCCACCCACATTCCAGTTGGATCAGTGGGATTAAAAGGCACAGCATGTGTGGGCAGGCTGAGGGTGCGGCCAGGAGT from Mustela erminea isolate mMusErm1 chromosome 1, mMusErm1.Pri, whole genome shotgun sequence harbors:
- the ADAMTSL5 gene encoding ADAMTS-like protein 5 isoform X1, yielding MGKLRPREAEWLALGHTGRDENRGPERLNYCPKSHSQLGQSWGSDPGLLAPPRQRPRCPPTPRPLQNLLLLWTFLNCGLGGSAQGPGEWTPWGSWSRCSSSCGRGLSVRSRRCVWFPGEEPCWGDSHEYRLCRLPDCPLGAIPFRDLQCAIYNGHPVLGSQKTYQWVPFYGAPNQCDLNCLAEGHAFYHSFGRVLDGTPCSPGTQGLCVAGRCLSAGCDGLLGSDAREDHCGRCGGANESCLLVQRVFRDSGAFAGYWNVTLIPEGARHIRVAHRSRNHLALMGGDGRYVLNGNWAVSPPGTYEAAGTRVVYTREAGPEEMLSAAGPTSQDLLLQILLQEPNPGIEFEFWLPRERYSPFQAQAQALGWSLRQQQPGAVAGQPSELPAAPATSVPRIPTPAPDPCAPCPDTRGRAHRLLHYCGSDFVFRARVLSRRHQAQETRYEVQVQLIYKNRSPLRALEYVWALGRCPCPRLDLHREYLLAAQRLISPDGTQDRLLLPHTGYARAWSPAEDSRVRLAARHCPR
- the ADAMTSL5 gene encoding ADAMTS-like protein 5 isoform X2; this encodes MGKLRPREAEWLALGHTGRDENRGPERLNYCPKSHSQLGQSWGSDPGLLAPPRQRPRCPPTPRPLQNLLLLWTFLNCGLGGSAQGPGEWTPWGSWSRCSSSCGRGLSVRSRRCVWFPGEEPCWGDSHEYRLCRLPDCPLGAIPFRDLQCAIYNGHPVLGSQKTYQWVPFYGAPNQCDLNCLAEGHAFYHSFGRVLDGTPCSPGTQGLCVAGRCLSAGCDGLLGSDAREDHCGRCGGANESCLLVQRVFRDSGAFAGYWNVTLIPEGARHIRVAHRSRNHLALMGGDGRYVLNGNWAVSPPGTYEAAGTRVVYTREAGPEEMLSAAGPTSQDLLLQEPNPGIEFEFWLPRERYSPFQAQAQALGWSLRQQQPGAVAGQPSELPAAPATSVPRIPTPAPDPCAPCPDTRGRAHRLLHYCGSDFVFRARVLSRRHQAQETRYEVQVQLIYKNRSPLRALEYVWALGRCPCPRLDLHREYLLAAQRLISPDGTQDRLLLPHTGYARAWSPAEDSRVRLAARHCPR